The genomic stretch GACGCACTCGCGGAGGCGCTCGACGTCGCGCGGCTGGATGTGGCGCCGATCTTCGCGCAAGTGCACGGTGATGCCGTCGGCTCCAGCGCGCTCGGCGAGTTGCGCGAGGAGCACGGGATCGGGCTCGACGTTTCCGCCGCAGGAGTGCGCTTCGTCGCGGTAGCGCGCCTGGCGCAGCGTGGCCGCGTGGTCGATGTTCACACCCAAGAGGAGGGAGCGATTGGGAGGCATGGCGGCGGACCATAGCAGAAACTTCGCGTTCGACTAGCACGGAGCGGGGGCGAAACTGCCGCTCCACCAACGACTGTCCGCACGATCCGCCATGACCGACGCTCCCTCCGCCAGCCGACCCGCGCCGAAGCAGGAAAATCTCCTGCTCAACCTCGCGTGCAACATCGCCGTGCCGGCGCTCATCCTCTCGAAATTGAGTTCGGAGGAACGACTCGGGCCCGTCGGCGCGCTGCTTCTCGGGCTCGCGTTTCCGTTCGCCTACGGCGTCTACGACTTGGTCGTACGACGGAAGTGGAATCTCTTCTCGATCGTCGGCGTGCTCAGCGTGGCTCTGACCGGCGGACTCGGGTTGATGAAGGCCGACGGCATCTGGTTCGCCGTGAAGGAAGCGGCGGTGCCCGCGATGTTCGCGGTGGCCGTGATCGCGACTTTGCCCACGCGCAAACCCTTGGTGCGTGCGCTGATTCTCAACGAGTCCGTCTTCGACGTCGCGAAACTCGAAACGGCGGTGGCGGAGCGCGGGACACGAGCCGAGTTCGACGGGCTCCTGCGCAGCTCGACGTGGATCCTCGCCGGCAGTTTCACGCTCAGTGCGGTGCTCAACTTCGTGCTCGCGCGCGTGATCCTGAAGAGTCCGACCGGCACACCGGAGTTCACCGCCGAGTTGGGTCGGATGACGTGGCTCTCGTGGCCGGTGATCGTGCTGCCGAGCATGGCGATCATGGTGTTCATCCTCTGGCGTCTCTTCGGCGGCATCAAACGACTCACCGGGCTGGGTATCGAAGAACTCTCGCACAAGAAGCCGACGCGGCAGTGATGCGCCCTCGCTCTCGTCTTCGAGTTGGCGGCACACGAAAAAACCGCGGCGCGAGCCGCGGTTTCGTCCGTACGGAGGGACGGATCCGTGCTCCGGTCGCGCAGACCGGAACACGGGGCCTCACCCGCGTTGCTCGACCGGCACGTAGTCGCGGATGCCGGGGCCGGTGTACACCTGCCGGGGCCGGTAGATGCGGCCCTTGGTGTGCGAGGCCACTTCGTGCCAGTTGGCCACCCAACCGGGCATGCGACCGATGGCGAACATGACGGTGAACATGTTCATCGGGATGCCGATCGCGCGCATCATGATGCCGCTGTAGAAATCGACGTTGGGGTAGAGTTTGCGCTCGAGGAAGTAGCTGTCCTGCAACGCGGCCTGTTCGAGGCGGCGCGCGATGTCGAGCAACGGATCCTTCGTGCCGAGAGTAGCCAAGAGTTCCTCGCAGGCGCGGCCGATGATCTTGGCGCGCGGGTCGTAGTTCTTGTAGACGCGGTGACCGAAGCCCATGAGGCGGCTCTTGCCGGCCTTGGCGTTCTCGATGAAGCGCGTGCCGTCGTCGCCCTGATCGTGAATCGACTGGAGCATCTGAATCACGGCTTGGTTGGCGCCGCCGTGCAGCGGTCCCCAAAGCGCACAGATGCCGGCGGCGGTGGAGGCGAAGAGGTTGGCGCCGGAAGAGGCGACCATGCGCACCGTCGAGGTGCTGCAGTTCTGCTCGTGGTCGGCGTGGAGGAGGAGGATCAGGTTGAGCGCACGCGCCACCACCGGCGGGCACTCGAAGAGATCGTACGGCTCCGAGAACATCATGTGCAGGAAGTTCTCGCAGTAGAGCAGGCTGCGCTTCGGGTAGATGATGGGCAGGCCCCTGCTCATCCGGTAGGTCATCGCGGCGATGGTCCGCACCTTGGAGATGGCGGTGGCGGCGGCTTCGTCGAAGTTCTCCA from Opitutales bacterium ASA1 encodes the following:
- a CDS encoding MFS transporter; translated protein: MTDAPSASRPAPKQENLLLNLACNIAVPALILSKLSSEERLGPVGALLLGLAFPFAYGVYDLVVRRKWNLFSIVGVLSVALTGGLGLMKADGIWFAVKEAAVPAMFAVAVIATLPTRKPLVRALILNESVFDVAKLETAVAERGTRAEFDGLLRSSTWILAGSFTLSAVLNFVLARVILKSPTGTPEFTAELGRMTWLSWPVIVLPSMAIMVFILWRLFGGIKRLTGLGIEELSHKKPTRQ
- a CDS encoding citrate synthase, coding for MSNQAVLKVNNTELNLPVFVGSEGEVSVDVRDLRAKSGVITFDEGYGNTGSCVSKVTFIDGEKGILRYRGYPIEQLAEQSTFVETAYLVIYGELPTAEQRKRFSALLSEHAAIHERMVYLFEHYPRDAHPMAILGAMSNALGCYYPHLATNDQKRDLENFDEAAATAISKVRTIAAMTYRMSRGLPIIYPKRSLLYCENFLHMMFSEPYDLFECPPVVARALNLILLLHADHEQNCSTSTVRMVASSGANLFASTAAGICALWGPLHGGANQAVIQMLQSIHDQGDDGTRFIENAKAGKSRLMGFGHRVYKNYDPRAKIIGRACEELLATLGTKDPLLDIARRLEQAALQDSYFLERKLYPNVDFYSGIMMRAIGIPMNMFTVMFAIGRMPGWVANWHEVASHTKGRIYRPRQVYTGPGIRDYVPVEQRG